The following proteins come from a genomic window of Aricia agestis chromosome 19, ilAriAges1.1, whole genome shotgun sequence:
- the LOC121736642 gene encoding U3 small nucleolar ribonucleoprotein protein MPP10 — MASVEIDKIINQFNVLCEKPVKFLTVQKDSKDDFKSLVKSLYDFTKSEEKGSKSKKNQALPKIIVDDFDEEQIWQQIELQNSECWDQITWDVANCISNKNDLSFPIKLPEIHSDDEVDTDDKISEKDDDNESEMSDPEMDADEQPKSQKKSNKTVSKKSKSSIVDDKFFKLNDMEKFLLNEEKMEEKGKNRKNDEEDDDSIDLFEDVDDEDSEGEGKEMMYSDFFNDEGDQEENYDDDQIDDEQVGDEQSEEEAEHEPRKKSSKKTVRFLEPDSGTESDGSDDSQKMEPKINGASISDEKKSEFELRQQRLQQTITRLEEKTLKDAPWQLKGEVDAKKRPENSLLQEILDFDLTTRPPPIITEQTTITLEGLIKQRVKDKAWDDVVRKEKPVDDQLNFKKTAVLDQSKSKMSLAQVYEAEYLKQKQEKSGEVEEEEPESHKEIREAMNKLFAKLDALAHYHYTPKAPSAEVKIVSNTPAISMEEVAPVAASDATLLAPEEIKKKQKGDLMSKDEKTKTDKNRERRKKKKLQKQKGGVQKVTDHRNTKQGVESTDKSVKTSKAFFQQLNDDATSLIKKKNVASK, encoded by the coding sequence ATGGCTAGTGTCGAAATAGACAAAATCATCAACCAGTTTAATGTCTTATGTGAAAAACCAGTCAAGTTTCTTACGGTACAAAAGGACTCAAAAGATGACTTCAAAAGTTTGGTAAAATCGCTTTACGACTTCACGAAATCAGAAGAAAAGGGCAGTAAGTCTAAGAAGAATCAAGCTTTACCTAAAATTATCGTCGACGATTTCGACGAGGAACAAATATGGCAGCAAATCGAGTTACAAAATTCGGAGTGTTGGGACCAAATTACATGGGATGTAGCTAACTGTATATCGAATAAAAACGACCTCTCCTTCCCCATCAAATTGCCAGAAATACATTCTGACGATGAGGTCGACACAGATGATAAAATATCGGAAAAGGATGATGATAATGAGTCCGAAATGTCTGATCCTGAAATGGATGCTGATGAGCagccaaaatctcaaaaaaagtCAAATAAAACGGTATCCAAAAAGTCAAAGTCTTCCATAGTTGATGATAAATTCTTCAAATTGAATGATATGGAAAAGTTTCTACTGAATGAGGAAAAAATGGAGGAGAAGGGGAAAAACAGGAAAAATGATGAAGAAGATGATGATTCTATTGATTTATTTGAAGATGTTGATGATGAGGACTCAGAGGGGGAGGGTAAGGAGATGATGTACTCTGACTTTTTCAATGATGAAGGTGATCAGGAAGAAAATTATGATGATGACCAAATCGATGATGAACAAGTTGGTGATGAACAGAGTGAAGAAGAAGCTGAGCATGAGCCaagaaaaaaatcatcaaaGAAGACTGTAAGGTTTCTAGAACCTGATTCAGGAACTGAATCAGATGGAAGTGATGATAGTCAAAAAATGGAACCAAAAATAAATGGAGCTAGCATCAGTGATGAGAAGAAATCAGAATTTGAGCTACGACAGCAGAGATTGCAACAGACTATCACAAGATTGGAAGAGAAAACCTTAAAAGATGCCCCATGGCAATTGAAAGGTGAAGTTGATGCTAAAAAACGTCCAGAAAACTCCCTGCTACAGGAAATACTAGATTTTGATCTCACAACCAGACCCCCACCAATTATAACAGAACAAACAACCATCACATTAGAAGGACTCATAAAACAGAGAGTTAAAGATAAGGCATGGGACGACGTTGTGAGAAAAGAAAAGCCAGTTGATGATCAACTGAACTTCAAAAAGACTGCTGTGCTAGACCAATCGAAGAGCAAAATGAGCTTAGCACAAGTGTATGAAGCGGAATATTTAAAACAGAAACAGGAGAAGTCTGGGGAGGTAGAAGAAGAGGAACCAGAAAGCCACAAAGAGATAAGAGAAGCAATGAACAAGCTGTTTGCTAAGTTAGACGCTCTAGCCCATTACCACTACACACCTAAAGCTCCTAGCGCAGAAGTGAAGATTGTCAGCAACACACCAGCTATATCCATGGAGGAGGTGGCTCCTGTGGCTGCCAGTGATGCCACATTACTGGCCCCAGAGGAAATCAAGAAGAAACAGAAGGGAGACTTGATGAGCAAAGATGAAAAAACGAAAACAGATAAGAACAGGGAGAGACGGAAGAAAAAGAAGCTGCAGAAACAAAAGGGTGGGGTGCAGAAAGTAACAGACCACAGAAACACAAAGCAAGGTGTAGAATCTACTGACAAATCGGTGAAAACATCCAAGGCATTCTTCCAACAACTTAATGATGATGCTActagtttaattaaaaagaaaaatgttgccagtaaatga
- the LOC121736367 gene encoding nuclear receptor subfamily 2 group C member 2-like isoform X2, whose protein sequence is MSMKYGNEIGGLEFCIVCGDRASGRHYGAISCEGCKGFFKRSIRKKLGYQCRGSMNCEVTKNHRNRCQYCRLQKCLASGMRSDFQHERKPILDKKNDARGAQDRMRREDTVYSKLLEHMNPADESSDGFGTVSPTPAFNMALAAVLNKNNPVAPYLAAGSQVDEGRRQLMLQTHLALFPNMGQFGQINKFLQTAYGATPAEASPMPTLHPSDAQPSEGEEAGILSSAEALQLPLSLPAGSGGPLRLHAACEAAARLLGASARWMLAVPAAAALPFEVQSALLRKCWAELVVLGLARWSSALALPPLLAHMAHSLHRELRDRAAPHRPRDTPEPQGETISVSDYSDARVSEVLAGLTRLQQFIAAADALRLTDRDYAHLRALCLFSPDGAPDFITPKLQEYQNKVLRSLRITCQSNDERVDTLLLQLPVLRTFTGSFIEDVFFVGFVGDVNVDEVVPYLLKTER, encoded by the exons ATGTCGATGAAGTACGGAAATGAAATAGGCGGCCTAGAATTCTGCATTGTGTGTGGAGACCGAGCATCTGGCCGACACTATGGAGCTATCAGTTGTGAAG gatgtaaaGGATTCTTCAAGCGGTCTATTCGCAAGAAGCTGGGCTACCAGTGTCGGGGGAGCATGAACTGCGAAGTCACCAAGAACCACAGGAACCGGTGCCAGTACTGCCGTCTCCAGAAGTGCCTCGCCAGCGGCATGAGGAGTGATT TTCAACACGAGAGGAAGCCGATACTGGACAAGAAGAACGACGCCAGAGGGGCACAGGATCGCATGCGGAGAGAGGATACGGTGTACTCTAAACTGTTGGAACAT ATGAATCCAGCAGATGAGTCATCAGACGGGTTTGGTACTGTCTCCCCGACGCCTGCATTCAACATGGCCCTAGCTGCTGTACTCAATAAGAATAATCCAG TGGCACCATACCTGGCAGCGGGCAGTCAAGTGGACGAGGGTCGCAGACAGCTGATGCTGCAGACACACCTCGCGCTCTTCCCCAACATGGGACAATTTG GTCAAATCAACAAGTTTCTACAGACGGCGTACGGCGCGACGCCGGCGGAGGCCTCCCCCATGCCCACGCTACACCCCTCTGACGCTCAGCCCTCTGAAG GCGAGGAAGCAGGCATCCTGAGCTCAGCCGAAGCCCTGCAACTTCCGTTATCTCTACCTGCAGGTTCGGGCGGGCCGCTCCGCCTGCACGCCGCATGCGAGGCGGCCGCGCGCCTGCTCGGGGCCTCGGCACGGTGGATGCTGGCTGTGCCCGCTGCGGCTGCGCTGCC GTTCGAGGTGCAATCAGCTCTGCTGCGCAAGTgctgggcggagctagtggtgCTGGGGCTGGCGCGGTGGAGCTCGGCGCTGGCGCTGCCGCCGCTGCTGGCGCACATGGCGCACTCCCTGCATCGCGAGCTGCGGGACCGCGCCGCGCCACACCGACCCCGAGACACGCCCGAGCCACAGGGGGAG ACGATCAGCGTGTCGGACTACAGCGACGCTCGCGTGTCGGAGGTGCTGGCGGGTCTGACGCGCCTGCAACAGTTCATCGCGGCGGCGGATGCGCTGCGCCTCACGGACCGCGACTACGCGCATCTGCGGGCGCTCTGTCTGTTCTCGCCAG ACGGCGCACCGGACTTCATAACGCCCAAACTCCAAGAATACCAGAACAAAGTGCTCCGTTCTCTCCGTATAACATGTCAGTCGAACGACGAACGAGTGGACACCCTACTGCTACAACTTCCAGTATTGAGGACGTTCACTGGATCGTTTATTGAAGACGTCTTCTTCGTGGGATTCGTTGGAGACGTCAATGTGGATGAGGTAGTGCCTTACTTGTTGAAAACTGAACGCTAA
- the LOC121736367 gene encoding nuclear receptor subfamily 2 group C member 2-like isoform X1, which produces MSMKYGNEIGGLEFCIVCGDRASGRHYGAISCEGCKGFFKRSIRKKLGYQCRGSMNCEVTKNHRNRCQYCRLQKCLASGMRSDSVQHERKPILDKKNDARGAQDRMRREDTVYSKLLEHMNPADESSDGFGTVSPTPAFNMALAAVLNKNNPVAPYLAAGSQVDEGRRQLMLQTHLALFPNMGQFGQINKFLQTAYGATPAEASPMPTLHPSDAQPSEGEEAGILSSAEALQLPLSLPAGSGGPLRLHAACEAAARLLGASARWMLAVPAAAALPFEVQSALLRKCWAELVVLGLARWSSALALPPLLAHMAHSLHRELRDRAAPHRPRDTPEPQGETISVSDYSDARVSEVLAGLTRLQQFIAAADALRLTDRDYAHLRALCLFSPDGAPDFITPKLQEYQNKVLRSLRITCQSNDERVDTLLLQLPVLRTFTGSFIEDVFFVGFVGDVNVDEVVPYLLKTER; this is translated from the exons ATGTCGATGAAGTACGGAAATGAAATAGGCGGCCTAGAATTCTGCATTGTGTGTGGAGACCGAGCATCTGGCCGACACTATGGAGCTATCAGTTGTGAAG gatgtaaaGGATTCTTCAAGCGGTCTATTCGCAAGAAGCTGGGCTACCAGTGTCGGGGGAGCATGAACTGCGAAGTCACCAAGAACCACAGGAACCGGTGCCAGTACTGCCGTCTCCAGAAGTGCCTCGCCAGCGGCATGAGGAGTGATT CGGTTCAACACGAGAGGAAGCCGATACTGGACAAGAAGAACGACGCCAGAGGGGCACAGGATCGCATGCGGAGAGAGGATACGGTGTACTCTAAACTGTTGGAACAT ATGAATCCAGCAGATGAGTCATCAGACGGGTTTGGTACTGTCTCCCCGACGCCTGCATTCAACATGGCCCTAGCTGCTGTACTCAATAAGAATAATCCAG TGGCACCATACCTGGCAGCGGGCAGTCAAGTGGACGAGGGTCGCAGACAGCTGATGCTGCAGACACACCTCGCGCTCTTCCCCAACATGGGACAATTTG GTCAAATCAACAAGTTTCTACAGACGGCGTACGGCGCGACGCCGGCGGAGGCCTCCCCCATGCCCACGCTACACCCCTCTGACGCTCAGCCCTCTGAAG GCGAGGAAGCAGGCATCCTGAGCTCAGCCGAAGCCCTGCAACTTCCGTTATCTCTACCTGCAGGTTCGGGCGGGCCGCTCCGCCTGCACGCCGCATGCGAGGCGGCCGCGCGCCTGCTCGGGGCCTCGGCACGGTGGATGCTGGCTGTGCCCGCTGCGGCTGCGCTGCC GTTCGAGGTGCAATCAGCTCTGCTGCGCAAGTgctgggcggagctagtggtgCTGGGGCTGGCGCGGTGGAGCTCGGCGCTGGCGCTGCCGCCGCTGCTGGCGCACATGGCGCACTCCCTGCATCGCGAGCTGCGGGACCGCGCCGCGCCACACCGACCCCGAGACACGCCCGAGCCACAGGGGGAG ACGATCAGCGTGTCGGACTACAGCGACGCTCGCGTGTCGGAGGTGCTGGCGGGTCTGACGCGCCTGCAACAGTTCATCGCGGCGGCGGATGCGCTGCGCCTCACGGACCGCGACTACGCGCATCTGCGGGCGCTCTGTCTGTTCTCGCCAG ACGGCGCACCGGACTTCATAACGCCCAAACTCCAAGAATACCAGAACAAAGTGCTCCGTTCTCTCCGTATAACATGTCAGTCGAACGACGAACGAGTGGACACCCTACTGCTACAACTTCCAGTATTGAGGACGTTCACTGGATCGTTTATTGAAGACGTCTTCTTCGTGGGATTCGTTGGAGACGTCAATGTGGATGAGGTAGTGCCTTACTTGTTGAAAACTGAACGCTAA